ctgagttcaatccctgacatcccatatggttccctgaacctgccaggagtgattcctgagcacagagctaggaataacccctgagcatcaacaggtatggccccaaaacacaaaacaaaattagcaTAGACCATACAAGAGATAAATCtatagataaattttataaatagaaatgttATAACTATATTCTTATCACTACTTGAAAATTTACTAAAGAAAAAACTATACTAGTTTAAAATGAtagcttttatatatttaatttaattttttaaattttgtcaccatgtattacaattttaatgattgggtttcaggcctACTATAGTCCTACACCAAACCCTTCCATCAATCCAGTTTCTACTTCCATCAATGTTaccagtttctctctcacccatCAGTTTTTAGTCATTGTGGTTTTGGTCCTATTATTCATATGTTTCATACCTTTCTGTGCCAGTCATACTATTTCTTTGCCCATTATCCTAGTGTTTTCTTTCCTGTCTTATTCTTCCACCTGCCAAAACACCCAGCAGCAAGCTTCCACTGAGGACCAGTTTTACTTAGGCATGTTTATGTACAGATAAAAAAAGTTATATgtaacttttatatataaatagatatatcttATAAGATatgtaagttttaaaaatatttactccaAATAAATAATAGTGAGCTTGTTAAGATCTCTATTGACTGTCAAAAACCTCAGTGTCAATATTTGATTGGCTTCTTTCCTTCTGAATCTGTCGGCAAGTATGTAAATTGGGCATCCAATATGGAAAtcagtcttaaaaaaataaaaagtggaaattCTATGTGATCCTATGGATTTTTCCAAGGAAATCTTGTGGTCATTAAAGcatcatttacaatagccaaaagttgaaaagaggggccagagagagatagcaaagcagtggggcatttgctttgcatgctgccattcagggagggacccagttcgattccttgcatcccatatggtcccttgacctggcaggggcaatttctgagtgcagagccaggactcacccctgagctctgctgggtgtggcccagaaaccaatcaatcgatcaatgaatcaatcaataaataaaaataaaacattcttaaaaaaaaaaaagctgcaaagACCCAAAATCAGATAAAGAAAGTCACTGTATAATTTCACTTATATGTATTAGATTTGGGTAAAAAGCCTAGGTTATATGATAAAAGCCAGAATTAGACTTTGAGAGgttaatttatatatagatagTGATTTATAAGGATGGATGTCTTCAATTTATATGATGTTATAGAtttcaagcactttttttttttttgccaaacctggcagcattcagaggttactcctagctctctgctcaggaatcactcctggcaggctcaggggataatagggaatgctggggactgaacccaggtcagttgcaggAATGGCAAATGTCCTTCTTGTTATGCTTTTGCTTTAGCACCATAACAACTTTTGATTACAACAAAATATAAGACTCTTCTACCTGTAGGTTTCTTGTTAGTCTCATCAGTGAACATTTGGATAAACTGTGACAAAGCAAAGCATCACTTAATTAAAGGAAATAGGATACAACAAATGATTGGAACGGTATTTTCCCATACTTTGTGGCTTGAAATCAGGTCAAATAAGTATTTCTTAGTGAAAATCTCCAACAAAACACCAAGTGAATTAGAAGTTAGTTAACTCTTAGAGAACTTTTGACAAAATCGAGGTAACACAATTAAACACAAAAACAAGTCTTAGCTTTCTTGGAAATTTTTCAGGTTAGTGGAGTTGAATTGGGGTTATTCTTTCTGCCTGAAGAACAAGCTGGCCTACATAGTATTGATATTTCCTATCTCAATGCTACTGATTTTCCTTTGAGAGCCTTAGTAAGCGAATTTTTTCTTTActcattatttaaattatttcaatattcattatatttttttttcctttggtttttgagtcaaacctggtggcactcagaggttactcctggctttgcactcagaaatcgctcctgtcaggcccgggagaccatatggattgccaggaatcaaaccaccttccatccctggtcagcctcgtccaaggcaaatgccccatcgctgtgctatctctccgcccgcCCCCCCCTTTTTGTCTAGGATCTAGAAATGTCCATGCTGGCCATCTCTACCTTGCAATTGCTCTAGGAAGTACAACTCTGAcatttagagaaaaatgaaatatggaATAGACAAAATTTACCTACGACATCCTTCGGTCAGGTGACGACAAAGTGACTGGATATACCAGGTCCCCTCTGAGATGTTTCGATAGGAAACATAGCTGTACCCAGTGGCCATCCCCAGGAGGAAGTCAGCATCATTCGGGATATACTTCTTCAGAGCAATTTCCTCCATTTTGTCACACGTCTCCAACTGATTTGAGTCTGTTTCAGTAGCTATCCCTAGTTGAACATTGTCTCCTTGACAAGCCTgaataaaaaagaccttgggctTGTTTACAAGGGAAGGACACTCGATACCAGTGAAGCAAGAAGTCAGGTCATAGATAGGGGCCTCCTGCCCATCAGTGCCATAGATGCTGCCTTTGTTCCCATGGGAGAGGATGCAACAGACGAAACAGTCCTTGTCCTTATGGTTCATTTGTTTGTAGAAGTGCATAATCTCACAGATTCCATTCTTGGTGAGGTTTCTGTGAATTGCTACTTCAAAATGAAGATCATAGAAGGTCCTCTTCAATGTTTCTGAAAATCAAAATCAGGTAAATCCTAATGCACAATCATTCCCCTTAGACCACAACCCAGAGTTAGAACAGTgggtttaatcttttttttttttccttcggtttttggttttttgggtcacacccggcagtgctcaggggctactcctggctctacgctcagaaatcctcccccaccccccggcaggcttgggggaccaaatgggatgctgggattggaaccaccgtccttctgcatgcaaggcaaaaaccttactgctgtgctatctctccagccactggatttaaccttcatttaATAGTGGAAAATCTGAACAGTAGCTTAAGGACAGAACCTTTTCACTTGCTGAAAACGTTCTCCAATCTCAAGACAAGTGAGACAAAGAACAGCTTTATTGTTGACCTGGTGTTTTTTCTCAACTGGTCTGTGAGATACTGAACTATTAAGTAGGCTTTCTACCAAATGAGTCTAAAACAGTGCTCACACAAACCATAACAGTCCAAGAACAAATAATTGGGGTAGGATTGGGAGGGATGGAGTGCTGGACCCAAGTGGATGTAAGATGGGGAGAAAGTCGGGTAATTTGGTGGCAGGGATAGGCAGTAATGTTAACATTAAAACCAGAGACTTTAACACTATTGAACTAATTACCTAAAAActatcattattaaaaaattaacttattatCAACTGATCATTtgtataatcaaaatatttttttggttgtttgttttgggccacacccggtgatgctcaagagttattcctggctatgcactcataatttgctcctggcttggggactctgggggatcgaactgcgctccaacctaggttagcatgtgcaaggcaagatgccctactgctatgccaccgttccagcccctataatcaaaatattttaatacaagatCCATACTTAGGTCGAAGCCATAGcatagcaaggagggcatttgccttgcaagcagccaacctgggtttgattctgtcTTCCCATGTGATACCCCCCTATCCCAAggtgccaagagtgatttctgagcatagagtcaagagtaaccctgagtgccactggttgtagtcaaacaaaacaaaacaaaacaaaacaaaacaaaaagcccataATTGTTTTATCCTGAGCCATCTTTGAATgtttatatttctcaaaatatgtgAATGTTTAAAAGGTCAACTagcaatttttataatattttccagaAGAGGTCTCACAATACAATTAGCCCTTTCTAGTTCTCCCTACCATGTGAAAGTTTTAATGATTTAGAGGTTGGTGGTTTTAGTGGTTTTTATCCAGTGGTGCTCCagttttactcttggctccgagctcagggctcactcttgcaTGCCTTGGGGCACCAtttgtggtgctagaggtgaaaccagggctggccacatgcacgGCAAGCACCCTAAACCCTGAACTCTAGCTCTGGTccttagttactttttttttgttttttggataatGAAAATTTGATGGCCTTAAACAATTATTACAATACGTATTTGTcctcaatattattatttttattagtactaTCATGTAAGTGAATTATTACATATTTCCTTCTTAAATTTTTGTCTTTCTGAGAGGGATATTGGGGTTCTTGCAAAAGggagataggaacacatataATAAGTGTAGTGTTGGAATTATGGGcatgagaaaccatcattaatagtactgtaaatcacagacTCTccatcagttaaaaaaaaaacttgaaaccaaagctagagcaatagtacagtgggtagggtgttttccttgcatgtggtggactcAGATTTGACCCtttacatcctatatggtttcctgagcacccccaagaataacccctgagcacagaccctgaTACCGTTCAGGTGTgggtcaaaaactaaaaatatatatgaaaacaaaatgtcaaaacttatttttgtttatcttagaattagtaattttattatttctttcatttacttttttttgtttgttttgttttgtttttttcggccacaccaggtgacgctctggggttactcttggctatgctctcagaaaccactcctggcttgggggaacctatgggactccaggggatcaaactgcagtccatcctaggctagcatgcgcaaaaCAGAAGCCTTAcagtttgcaccaccgctctagtccctctttcatttacttttagTCTATAGGCTTAACATCATTTTCCTGAATGCTCGAATAATTTTAGTCTTTCAACAATTTCAGTCTGCTTGTAgttcaattttcaaaaattaaccaTTAAGTTATtagatatgtgttcaatatggTAATTACACATAGTGAATTTACTCTACAATAAATTACACTACTATAGCCAAAGCTAATTAGCATATCTCTTTTCTTAGTCACCTTACGTGACTATGATATGGTCACCTGAAATCTACTTCCTCAGCATATATGCAGCAACAGTCAATCCAGTATTTGGTTGTGttgtttgagagccacacccaactgcaattagggatcactcctgaaaagcTCAAAGGACaataaggattgaacccaggttggctgcatgcaaggcaaatgctttacccactgtaccatcactccaaaTAATGTGAGTTCGATCCCAGGTATCtttatatggtgccccaagctcaCCAAGAGTatttctggagtgcagagccacgagtgacctctgagtatcaaccaaaaccaaaaaacttaatTAAGCAACAAATGACTACCACCATTTtggtggtcccaaaccaaaaaaattaatcaacAAAAATCTTATACTTAAATGGCATGTTCCTCATTTCTAGTAGAAGTGAGAATTATTCCTCACATTCATtggaaatatgattttaaaataccatttaaaaatGCTCCTATTAGTACAGCTTGTATATCTctgcttttaattaaaatgtgGTCATTAGAAGTGTTGTTTTTTATCTCTTTTGAGTTCTACTTTTACCTGCATCCATATCTGTACCATTTCTATCTTTCATGGACTTAAGATTTGGCACCGTTCTTCGTGCTTGGCTAAAATCATGATTGTTAATGATCACACAGATTCCTCGAGGTTTATTTTTCATTGGGTAAAACAGTTCTGATgtctgcaaaacaaacaaagaaacaaacaaaaacgtgtCTCTCGTGCTCACTTTGGtggcacatatactaaaatcagAACGATATGGAGATTAGCATGACATTAGGATgacacaaatttgtgaagcattccatatttaaaaaaataaacgtGTCCCTGAGTACAACTGGCAAGCAAGTGCTCCCTTCCTCTATCTCAGGAATTCCACATTTCCACCCCACTAGAGCCCCAAATTTGAGCCTCCTGAGCACTCTGCCTTGATATTAATACTGTCCGCATCATATTGTATCAGCAGAATTTGTCATGGTCTTGGCTCAATCAGGaaccagtgagtgagtaagtgaGTCTTTGGGGCTTTCCCTCAAAGCCTTTCTGGTCATGGTCATGTGCTCAGCTTGTCCAGGGCTTTGGCACTGAGGGCCTGTCATCACACATGCCATAGTCACAGTGTGTATGTGTTGGGAGCTCAGAACTCTCAGCAGGAGAGAACAGAGATGTGCTGGGGCTAGGTGGGTTCTGGCTTTGCTGCAGGTTGGTCGAACCCATTAGTTCCAAGCAGCCCCGAGTGGGTCTGATTTTTCCCAGGGTCACAGGAATGCAGGGAAACAGTTCGAGGTTGCAAGGCCAAATTCAGGACTCTTGCTTCTCCTGCATAGGGCTGAGTTTCAGTAAAAACCTTTTTTGCCAAGACACCTGGGGATGTGGGCCCAAGTGAGATTTTCAAgtgagattttctttcttctttttctttctttctttctttctttctttctttctttctttctttctttctttctttctttctttctttctttctttctttctttctttctttctttctttctttctttctttctttctctttctttcttctttctttctctttctttctttctttctttctttctttctttctttctttctttctttctttctttctttcttccttccttccttccttccttccttccttccttccttctttctttctttctttctttctttctttctttctttctttctttctttctttctttctttctttctttctctctatctctcttccttccttccttctctttctttcgtttgtttgtttatttatttatttatttatttttggggggccacacacggtgacactcaggggttactcctggctcttcggtcagaaaccgtatgggacgctgggggatcgaaccctggtcccgTGCTAGGTCAGcggtttgcaaggcaaaggccctaccgttGTGCCACCAATGCGGCCCGCAGGTGAGAGTTTATAACTGCGAAAGTTTAGGGTCATTGGGAACCCATATACAGACTTGGAGAACTTGGTTTCCAACCTCCTGCTGGAGTGACCTCTGTCCCCTGCTACTGAGAGCTCTGAGTGCATGAACTAGAGCCAGCAGATGGTGGGGATATTGAGGTGCATAAGAAGCCTAGAAAGGCATGACTGCCAGTTCATTGAGACAAGAATGTTCACACATCCTTCTCTCAGAGAAGGGTGGGTGGGGTGCTGGCAGATTGCCCCTAATCACAAGACCGTAGCAGCACTTCTGCAAGGCTGAGTTAGAAGAAAACCCGGAGCTCTCTGAGTCCTGCCAGATGCTCTGCTGCTTTAGCAATTCTGCAACCAGGATTATTGGTTAGAAGGCAGTGAGACTCATTTCACTCCCTGCTCTCAGATTCTTCCAGGGCTTTATCatttgtgtgggtgtgtgtgtggggggcgggAAACAACATACACACAGGAGACCCTAAGAGAGAACCTGGGGAAGCTATGATTTGGAAGCCACCTCCATTCTTTAACTGTGAAAATAGAGTCACTGGGAAGTGGAGGGCAGTTGCAGCATCAGTGTCACCAGATACCTGAGACAGGCCAGAGTACCCGGAAGAGGGCACTTTCCTTTCCTGGCCATAAAAGGATCCAAGAGCatcatcccacagggtcccccggagccaggagtggctcagaGCTTCACCAGGTTGGTcactccccccaaaaaccccaaagGCCCAGGCTGGCCAGAAGTCAAGGTTGATAGCTTTGAGCGCCTCTAGAGATGACATTAAACATGacaggatgggcccggagagatagcacagcggtgtttgccttgcaagcagccgatccaggaccaaaggtggttggttcgagtcctggtgtcccatatggccccccgtgcctgccaggagctatttctgagcagacagccaggagtaaccccgggtgtggcccaaaaaccaaaaaaaaaaacaaaaaacaaaaaaaaatatgacaggATGTGCACAGTAAAGCTGTTGCTGAACTTGGGCAGTTACACCTTAAACATTCTTGTTGATGTGTGTTAAAAAAACAgttcttaaattttaatacatttctgCCCCTTCTATATTCATTAGGGAATGAACAAAATCAAGGAACAGAGTGATTAATGTCTGTaatgcacagaaaaaaaaagaacagatattcTCACAGACTCACTTACCTGGAGCTCGCTGCTTTGTTCTTGAGGAGAATCATCCATTGTCAGCATGGCCAGAGACCCTTCCACTGTGAGCAGTGGAgacataagaaaacaaaacaagtcagGGAAGACACTTAAGACAAGACTTATGTAGTGTATAGGGGTTCAGAAAGTAACACCCCAAACAGTACCATAGTGATTATTTCCAATAATTTTTGGTCATTATAACCAAAAGCCAATGCAGAAACATTCACACAgaatgacagacagacagacagacagacagacacacacacacacacacacacacacacacacacacacacacacacacacacctctccaaAAGAAGGATATAAGTCTCCCACGGGAAAGTAAATTTCCCATCATTCTTATCTCCTGAAATGGTGCAGGGCCAAAGAGACTGTAGAAATAGATCTTGATATTAAACTCAAGTTTAagtatcatttcaatttttgaCCAATTTAtctgaaagtttatttatttctggggGTTTAGGACCATATGCAGAGGTGCAAAGAGGTTATCCtcgctctgcaatcaggaattactcctggtaagtcTTGGGGATCGTATGAGGTGCCATGGGATAGAATCatagttggctgtgtgcaatgctTCTTCCCTGTTTCAAATGGTTTACAGCCTGGGTCATTTTTTTAAGTGTCATTCTTTTGGGGATCTCCTATATACAAAATTAGATTTAATTTCCTCCTATTAATCTGTCAATTTAATTATTAAGTGAAGAGAAAGATGCTCTTTCCTTATATTACTTTATgggttttttggtcttttttggttttgtttttgcttcgttttggggccacaccagttgtgctcaggggttattcctgactctacactcagaaattgctcctgcaggcttgggggaccatatgggatgccgggaattgaacacaggttcgtcccaggtcagctgtgtgcaaaacaaacaccttaccctatctctggcccccataatttgtgctttttttatctaaaaaattaatatctatgtcaaaaatttaaaagggaaaacattcattttcttttcctttcctttttttttttttttttttttggtttttgggtcacatccggcagtgctcagctgttacttctggcttcacattcagaaatcgctcctggcaggcaggctcgggggaccatatgggacgct
This is a stretch of genomic DNA from Suncus etruscus isolate mSunEtr1 chromosome 5, mSunEtr1.pri.cur, whole genome shotgun sequence. It encodes these proteins:
- the CASP8 gene encoding caspase-8 — translated: MDFNCCLYKIGEELDSEELASLKFLCIDNIPQRLQESINDALMLFQILQEKNKLGEEDMFFLKELLFRIHRCDLLGKHLKTSARDMENMLQIPGRAQISAYRVMLFQISEEMSKYEVKQFKFMLKGLIAKCKLDDDMNMLDIFKEMEKMDILGENSLNILKDICQNIKKSVLKIIQDYENSNKVEGSLAMLTMDDSPQEQSSELQTSELFYPMKNKPRGICVIINNHDFSQARRTVPNLKSMKDRNGTDMDAETLKRTFYDLHFEVAIHRNLTKNGICEIMHFYKQMNHKDKDCFVCCILSHGNKGSIYGTDGQEAPIYDLTSCFTGIECPSLVNKPKVFFIQACQGDNVQLGIATETDSNQLETCDKMEEIALKKYIPNDADFLLGMATGYSYVSYRNISEGTWYIQSLCRHLTEGCRSDDDILSILTKVNNEVSSKDANINRYKQMPQPSFTLRKKLKFPVN